TACTAGCTATACTTAATTATTTACCTAAGGACTATTACCTTTTTATAGATAATTATCAAACAtgtttattgatattttttattattgtatacacttatatttattatatatactcAACATCCTcatcaaaaataatattaatgaaaCTAGTTATACTTAATTATTTACCTCAAGACTTTCATCTTTTTTTCATAGATTAACAAACATGTTTGttcatcttcttttttttttaattgatatatttttattattcattatgTTTGCTTCTAATTATTATGTATTGATAATTCTCtcttatttaattaaaaaagatGTACAAATGTACCTCATCTCACCGTATTGGGCAATGAAATAATGACCAAGGGTCATAAATATGCCAAGAAATACCTTCCTGCTTTAACATTAAGTGTTTTTTAAGAGCTATGGGGAATTTATTAAATGTAACACAAATTCTGTATGTACTTTATTAGCTATTTAAAAGATAATGCATCACTAAACAGTGTTTGTTGTTCTCCTGCAGGCTGCATGCTGCTGCGTGTTCTTACTTGAGCTCATCCTCCTCAATGAACCCGCTCTTGTCCTGATCGATGATGGCGAACGCCTTCTTCAAGTCGTCGATGGACTTGTGGGCCAGGCCGCAGGCGCTGAAGAACTTCTTGTGGTCGAACGATCCGGCAGCTTCAGTCAAAAAGACGCCAAACGTTACAGCGACACGTTTCGGGGGTGaggagcaatttttttttttttttaaattgtgattgGTGTCACCTTTGCACGCTTCCAGGGCTGCAGTCACCTC
The DNA window shown above is from Nerophis ophidion isolate RoL-2023_Sa linkage group LG23, RoL_Noph_v1.0, whole genome shotgun sequence and carries:
- the LOC133541608 gene encoding parvalbumin beta-like; its protein translation is MAFSNLLHDAEVTAALEACKAAGSFDHKKFFSACGLAHKSIDDLKKAFAIIDQDKSGFIEEDELKLFLQNFKSGARPLNDAETKVFLKAGDTDGDGKIGVDEFTTLVKA